In Bacteroidota bacterium, a single genomic region encodes these proteins:
- a CDS encoding KamA family protein — MNKIKTLEKVAISVKSFKILNQLLVENPKLDQIIRKAHYKSEALLEIKHWVLQYFKSHPNAYQYYKTSACETKHYKKLNWRDIAAIRLLDYIDNAGQRYNDLNLRGEMVGSNPIKYLWMAVKYGTGGAKEDFFLDMLYLFRQFSGKTQISNKNELLNEWMNRHPSGLDPRMIKIRDKNRDRIIHILIEKIDEGEITSTNYYFEPGMSSEQKYLRMMQWWDDRKFHLRFAIRSPKLLNELLASSLDPETMDLLNKAHDTGIPFFINPYYLSLLNVNEPGFAPGADMAIRDYMIYSKELTEEFGHLVAWEHEDIVQPGKPNVAGWILPSSHNVHRRYPEVAILIPDTVGRACGGLCVSCQRMYDFQAGNLNFNLDKLRPNEAWPQKLARLLEYFEEDSQLRDILITGGDALMSTDISLQKILDEIYLMAIRKNEANLKRKDGEKFAEMIRVRLGTRLPVYLPQRITPELTAILKDFKEKACKIGIKQFFIQTHFQTAMEVTPEAKIAIERLISAGWTVTNQMVFTVASSRRGHTAKLRKVLSDIGVIPYYTFGVKGYMENFHNFTTNARLMQEQIEEKQIGRLPIDFYTTNEKVNIGSDDIVRNIHALKKAGNIPFLATDRSVLNLPGIGKSLNYRTIGITRDGRRILQFEHDRNRKHSPIVNQMEKVIIIESKSVAQYLRQLEKMGEQVNEYESIYGYSLGVTDPINPLYKYPDYNYKVTDIVTNFTKEKFNEDIDDT, encoded by the coding sequence ATGAATAAAATTAAGACATTAGAGAAGGTCGCGATCAGTGTAAAATCTTTCAAAATACTAAATCAACTTTTAGTTGAAAACCCAAAACTCGACCAAATCATAAGAAAAGCACATTATAAATCAGAAGCACTTTTGGAAATTAAACATTGGGTTCTTCAATATTTTAAATCACATCCAAATGCATATCAATACTATAAAACATCAGCATGCGAAACCAAGCACTATAAAAAACTAAATTGGCGAGATATTGCTGCAATTCGGCTATTAGATTATATAGACAATGCCGGGCAAAGGTATAATGATTTAAACCTAAGAGGTGAAATGGTTGGTAGCAACCCTATTAAATACCTTTGGATGGCGGTAAAATATGGAACAGGAGGTGCCAAAGAAGATTTTTTCCTGGACATGCTCTATCTTTTTCGTCAATTTAGTGGTAAAACCCAAATTAGCAATAAAAATGAATTACTGAATGAATGGATGAATCGGCATCCTTCGGGCTTAGATCCCAGAATGATCAAAATAAGAGATAAAAACAGGGACCGAATCATCCATATTCTTATTGAAAAAATTGATGAAGGGGAAATAACAAGCACTAATTATTATTTTGAGCCAGGCATGTCTTCGGAGCAAAAATACCTGAGGATGATGCAATGGTGGGACGATCGCAAGTTTCATCTTAGATTTGCAATCCGTTCGCCTAAATTACTGAATGAATTACTGGCTTCCTCCCTTGATCCAGAGACAATGGACCTACTAAATAAAGCTCATGATACAGGAATTCCATTTTTTATTAACCCGTATTATCTAAGCTTATTAAATGTAAACGAACCGGGATTTGCTCCTGGAGCAGATATGGCAATTCGAGATTACATGATTTACAGTAAAGAATTAACCGAAGAATTTGGGCATTTGGTAGCTTGGGAACATGAAGACATCGTACAACCCGGCAAACCCAATGTCGCAGGTTGGATTTTACCTTCCTCACATAATGTGCACCGAAGATATCCTGAAGTGGCAATACTCATTCCTGACACCGTCGGAAGGGCATGTGGAGGACTCTGTGTTTCATGTCAAAGAATGTATGATTTCCAAGCAGGGAATTTAAATTTTAATCTGGATAAACTTAGGCCCAATGAGGCATGGCCGCAGAAACTAGCACGATTATTAGAATATTTTGAAGAAGATTCACAATTAAGGGATATTTTGATAACAGGTGGCGATGCCTTAATGAGTACAGATATATCCTTACAAAAAATTCTGGATGAAATTTACTTAATGGCAATCAGAAAAAATGAAGCAAATTTAAAACGAAAGGATGGTGAAAAATTTGCAGAAATGATTCGAGTACGCCTTGGTACCAGGCTCCCTGTTTATTTGCCACAACGTATTACACCTGAATTGACTGCCATCCTTAAAGACTTTAAAGAAAAAGCATGTAAAATCGGGATAAAGCAATTTTTTATCCAGACTCACTTTCAAACCGCCATGGAAGTAACACCCGAAGCAAAAATTGCAATTGAACGTCTGATTTCTGCCGGTTGGACCGTTACCAATCAAATGGTATTTACAGTGGCTTCATCACGCAGAGGACATACTGCAAAGCTCAGGAAAGTATTAAGTGATATTGGGGTAATACCTTACTATACTTTTGGAGTGAAGGGATACATGGAAAACTTTCATAATTTCACAACTAATGCGCGTCTAATGCAGGAACAGATTGAAGAGAAACAAATTGGAAGATTACCAATTGATTTCTATACTACCAATGAAAAGGTAAATATAGGTTCTGATGATATCGTCAGAAATATTCATGCATTGAAAAAGGCTGGTAATATCCCTTTTTTAGCCACAGATCGCAGTGTCCTGAATCTTCCAGGTATTGGAAAAAGTCTAAATTACCGAACCATTGGGATAACACGCGATGGCCGCAGAATCCTTCAATTTGAGCACGATCGTAACAGAAAACACAGCCCGATAGTCAATCAAATGGAAAAAGTGATTATTATTGAATCAAAGTCTGTTGCACAATACCTCAGACAGCTTGAGAAAATGGGTGAACAAGTGAATGAATATGAGAGTATTTATGGATACTCTCTGGGGGTCACAGATCCAATTAATCCTTTATACAAGTACCCGGATTATAACTATAAAGTAACTGATATAGTGACAAACTTCACCAAAGAAAAATTTAATGAGGATATTGACGATACCTAA
- a CDS encoding PaaI family thioesterase, with translation MKRLILNPYDKFEEHKCFACSKHNLIGLQMSFYEEGDFVVSEWQPRPEFQGYHNVLHGGIHATLMDEISSWCIQIKLKSSGLTSRLETKYKHPVFCDKGKIKLKAKIDDFYKNVAKVHVQLFDSEDQLCSETVAKFIVFPLEIAKKNFHYPEYESFFKQLPDGNDSV, from the coding sequence ATGAAAAGATTAATCTTAAATCCGTATGATAAATTTGAGGAACATAAGTGCTTTGCCTGTTCTAAACACAATTTAATAGGATTGCAAATGTCTTTTTATGAAGAAGGAGATTTTGTGGTTTCTGAATGGCAACCCCGACCTGAATTTCAAGGATATCACAATGTGTTACATGGAGGTATTCATGCGACATTGATGGATGAAATTTCAAGCTGGTGCATTCAAATCAAACTTAAATCTTCTGGATTAACTTCGAGATTGGAAACCAAATACAAACATCCCGTTTTTTGTGATAAGGGCAAAATCAAATTGAAAGCTAAGATTGATGATTTTTATAAAAATGTAGCAAAAGTGCATGTGCAATTATTCGATTCTGAAGATCAGCTTTGCTCAGAAACTGTAGCTAAATTTATTGTATTTCCGCTTGAAATTGCAAAAAAGAATTTTCACTATCCTGAATATGAAAGCTTTTTTAAACAGCTGCCTGATGGCAATGACTCAGTATAA
- the rimO gene encoding 30S ribosomal protein S12 methylthiotransferase RimO yields MKTQIKPTKINIVTLGCSKNLVDSEHLMKQLQMNDLSVSHNSNDPSEVAVINTCGFIADAKQESIDTILQYLEAKRAGLVKAVYVMGCLSQRYKKELSAEMTEVDGYYGVNDIPLIIKDLGAKYKKELVGERLQTTPKHFAYLKISEGCDRTCSFCAIPLIRGKHKSKPVEEVIHEAKLLVKNGVKELILIAQDLTYYGLDLYHERKLPQLLNELADIPDLEWIRLHYTYPTDFPFELLEVIKNRKNICNYIDIPLQHISAPILKAMRRWSSPNQIEDLITKIRIEIPDVSFRTTFIVGFPNETREDFEKLLEFVKKTKFERLGVFTYSHEEDTRAHRLEDNIDDQTKNDRMEELMEIQEQISFELNQNKIGKVFKTLIDRVEGNFFVGRTEYDSPEVDNEVLILKENNQCKIGEFYHVRVTSASAFDLNGVIEK; encoded by the coding sequence TTGAAAACCCAAATAAAACCCACTAAAATAAATATCGTTACACTTGGTTGTTCAAAAAATCTCGTTGATTCAGAGCATTTAATGAAACAATTGCAAATGAACGATCTATCTGTTTCTCATAATTCCAACGATCCTTCAGAGGTAGCTGTTATCAATACCTGTGGCTTTATTGCTGATGCTAAACAAGAATCAATCGATACCATATTGCAATACCTTGAAGCTAAAAGAGCGGGATTGGTAAAAGCTGTATATGTGATGGGTTGTTTAAGCCAGCGTTACAAAAAAGAGTTGTCGGCTGAAATGACAGAAGTGGATGGCTATTATGGCGTAAATGATATTCCTTTAATCATTAAAGATTTAGGTGCCAAGTACAAAAAAGAATTGGTAGGTGAGCGATTACAAACTACACCTAAACATTTTGCTTATTTAAAAATTTCTGAAGGATGTGACCGTACTTGCTCTTTTTGTGCTATTCCGCTCATTCGAGGTAAGCATAAGTCAAAACCTGTTGAAGAAGTTATACATGAAGCAAAATTGCTGGTCAAGAATGGGGTTAAAGAGCTGATTTTAATTGCTCAGGATTTGACTTATTATGGACTGGATTTATATCACGAGAGAAAGCTTCCTCAACTTTTAAACGAATTGGCTGATATTCCGGATTTGGAATGGATTAGATTGCACTACACTTATCCAACAGATTTTCCTTTTGAGCTTCTTGAAGTTATTAAAAACAGAAAGAATATCTGTAATTATATCGATATCCCGCTTCAACACATTAGCGCACCTATTCTTAAAGCCATGCGCAGATGGAGTTCTCCAAATCAGATAGAAGATTTAATTACAAAAATCCGGATTGAAATTCCTGATGTTTCATTTCGTACAACATTCATTGTTGGTTTTCCGAATGAAACCAGAGAGGATTTTGAAAAACTGCTTGAGTTTGTGAAAAAAACAAAATTTGAAAGATTGGGAGTTTTTACCTATTCTCACGAAGAAGATACGCGTGCTCACCGATTGGAAGACAATATAGATGATCAAACGAAAAATGACAGAATGGAAGAACTTATGGAAATTCAGGAGCAAATTTCATTCGAATTAAATCAGAATAAAATAGGAAAGGTTTTCAAAACTCTTATTGACCGTGTGGAAGGCAATTTTTTTGTTGGCAGGACGGAATATGATTCACCTGAAGTTGACAACGAAGTTCTTATATTAAAAGAAAATAATCAATGCAAAATTGGTGAATTCTATCATGTTCGCGTAACCTCGGCCAGCGCATTTGATTTAAACGGAGTTATTGAAAAGTAA
- the ftsY gene encoding signal recognition particle-docking protein FtsY — translation MSVFSFFSKENNKPNLDKGLEKTRESVFSKISKAIVGKSKVDDEVLDNLEEVLVTSDVGVGTTLKIIARIEERIGRDKYLGTSELNKILKEEIAALLKENVQGEATGFDLKGIKTPYVIMVVGVNGVGKTTTIGKLAHQFKLAGKTVVLGAADTFRAAAVDQLKIWSERVGVPIVSQGMGADPASVAFDTLKSAVANNIDVVIIDTAGRLHNKINLMNELSKIKNVMQKVIPDAPHEILLILDASTGQNAIEQARQFTAATEVNALALTKLDGTAKGGVAIGISDEFKIPVKYIGIGEQMEDLQLFDRYEYVNTLFNK, via the coding sequence ATGAGCGTATTTAGTTTTTTTTCAAAAGAAAATAATAAACCTAACCTGGATAAGGGTTTAGAAAAAACAAGAGAAAGTGTTTTTTCTAAAATATCCAAAGCGATTGTTGGCAAGTCAAAAGTTGACGATGAAGTTCTGGATAATCTGGAAGAAGTATTGGTAACTTCGGATGTTGGAGTTGGTACCACACTTAAAATAATTGCCAGAATTGAAGAACGAATTGGTCGTGATAAATACCTCGGAACTTCTGAATTAAATAAAATTTTAAAAGAGGAGATTGCTGCATTACTAAAAGAAAATGTTCAAGGTGAGGCTACTGGCTTTGATTTAAAAGGGATAAAAACACCCTATGTGATTATGGTTGTTGGAGTGAATGGTGTTGGTAAAACCACAACAATCGGGAAATTAGCACATCAATTTAAATTGGCCGGAAAAACAGTTGTTCTGGGTGCTGCTGATACTTTTAGGGCAGCGGCTGTTGATCAATTAAAAATTTGGTCCGAAAGGGTTGGAGTACCAATTGTAAGTCAGGGTATGGGAGCAGATCCTGCTTCTGTTGCTTTTGATACGCTTAAGTCGGCCGTTGCAAACAATATTGATGTGGTGATTATTGATACAGCTGGAAGATTGCATAATAAAATTAATTTAATGAATGAGTTGTCTAAAATCAAGAATGTAATGCAAAAGGTCATCCCTGATGCTCCTCACGAAATTTTATTGATACTCGATGCATCAACCGGTCAAAATGCAATAGAACAAGCCAGACAGTTCACGGCCGCTACCGAAGTCAACGCATTAGCTTTAACAAAACTTGATGGAACAGCAAAGGGAGGAGTTGCAATAGGAATTTCGGATGAATTTAAGATTCCGGTAAAATACATAGGCATAGGCGAACAAATGGAAGATTTACAACTATTTGATCGCTATGAATATGTCAATACACTTTTTAATAAGTAA
- a CDS encoding DUF4295 domain-containing protein yields MAKKVVASLQSAGKDFAKVIRMVKSPKTGAYTFKDTIVPNDQVKEFLKK; encoded by the coding sequence ATGGCTAAGAAAGTAGTTGCAAGTTTACAATCGGCAGGTAAAGATTTCGCCAAAGTTATCAGAATGGTAAAATCTCCAAAAACAGGTGCATATACCTTTAAAGATACTATTGTTCCGAACGACCAGGTAAAAGAATTCTTGAAAAAATAA
- the rpmG gene encoding 50S ribosomal protein L33, whose product MAKKSKDARGQIILECTEHKASGMPGTSRYISTKNKKNTPERLELKKFNPILKKMTVHKEIK is encoded by the coding sequence ATGGCAAAGAAGAGTAAAGACGCAAGAGGACAGATTATCTTAGAGTGCACAGAGCATAAAGCAAGCGGTATGCCAGGCACATCAAGATACATTTCAACCAAAAATAAAAAAAATACTCCTGAACGACTTGAATTGAAAAAATTCAATCCGATCTTGAAAAAAATGACTGTTCATAAAGAAATTAAATAA
- the aroC gene encoding chorismate synthase yields MAGNTFGKIFSFTSFGESHGTAIGGIIDGCPSGIIIDLDYVQSELNRRKPGQSDITSPRSEDDIVEFLSGIFEGKTTGTPIGFVIKNKDQQSKDYDHLKNVYRPSHADYTYDKKYGVRDHRGGGRSSARETATRVVAGSIAKLILKKYKIEVLAYVSQIGSLSMEYDSVLISFENIEKSMVRCPDVSSSEKMIALVQQLKKEGDSIGGIVSCIIENCPVGLGEPVFDKLHADLGKAMLSINAVKGFEFGHGFKSSAMRGSQLNDSLRNEDGKIVAKSNFSGGIQGGISNGERIYFNVAFKPVATIMKNQQTVNKTGENVDFKAEGRHDPCVVPRAVPIVESMAALVLVDHLLRNNLYNNNI; encoded by the coding sequence ATGGCAGGCAATACTTTCGGTAAAATATTTTCATTTACTTCTTTTGGTGAATCTCATGGAACTGCCATTGGAGGTATTATTGATGGATGCCCCTCCGGTATTATAATTGATCTTGATTATGTTCAATCAGAACTAAATCGCCGAAAACCTGGTCAGTCGGATATAACAAGTCCGCGTTCGGAAGATGATATCGTTGAGTTTTTATCAGGCATTTTTGAAGGAAAGACCACAGGAACTCCCATAGGATTCGTCATAAAAAATAAAGATCAACAATCAAAGGATTATGATCATCTGAAAAATGTATATCGTCCGTCACATGCTGATTATACCTATGATAAAAAATATGGGGTGCGCGATCACAGAGGGGGAGGGCGATCTTCTGCCAGAGAAACAGCAACCAGGGTTGTAGCAGGTTCTATCGCAAAATTGATTTTAAAAAAATATAAGATTGAAGTGTTGGCCTATGTGTCACAAATTGGATCATTATCAATGGAATATGATTCAGTATTAATTTCCTTTGAGAATATTGAAAAATCAATGGTTAGATGTCCGGATGTAAGTTCATCTGAGAAAATGATAGCCTTGGTTCAACAACTCAAAAAAGAGGGTGATTCAATCGGAGGCATCGTTAGTTGTATCATTGAAAATTGTCCGGTCGGTCTTGGTGAGCCTGTTTTTGATAAATTGCATGCCGATCTTGGCAAAGCCATGTTAAGCATCAATGCTGTCAAGGGTTTTGAATTTGGTCATGGATTTAAGAGTTCAGCAATGCGTGGTTCTCAACTAAATGATTCATTGCGAAATGAAGATGGAAAAATTGTTGCCAAATCAAATTTTTCCGGAGGTATACAGGGCGGAATTTCTAATGGAGAGCGAATCTATTTTAATGTAGCATTTAAACCTGTAGCTACTATTATGAAAAACCAACAAACCGTTAATAAAACAGGTGAAAATGTTGATTTTAAAGCGGAAGGCCGACATGATCCATGCGTTGTTCCAAGAGCCGTGCCAATCGTTGAGTCGATGGCAGCATTGGTGCTGGTTGATCATTTATTACGTAATAATTTGTACAACAACAATATTTAA
- a CDS encoding DUF349 domain-containing protein yields the protein MKNEKSLPEKDAVEIEITENQPAELIDQVEREMDENKLSLPDENQVDTDVPSVNSTAHDLDNEVIPSPEIASVEETLNDKNIDDPASDLDQMGVEGSVTSLNSGESQKNKKKSVEKIKTEKSVPVEDEDNHTEISYDDVDIDSYSREQIVEALAEIVNETNISLIKKKITSLKVAFLRENKIEREKKREEFVAAGGNIEEYVTDLDVVEEKFKALFDIYKQNKAKFNKSQEELKLQNLELKKQILEELKVLNNSEETLKKTYDEFKILQERWKEIGIVPQAEINNLWQSYHFLVEMFFDKVKINKELRDLDLRKNLELKVEICEKTEELLIDPSITKSFKELQNFHEQWKKIGPVPMDVKDDIWERFKQASDKINERRREFYGDLHEEQTKNLEAKLVLCEQAEELLETESNTLKEWQDQTDKVNKLLEEWKSIGPAPKKVNDEVWKRFKSLLNGFFEIKKDFYSKLKEQQLNNYNKKLDLCLQAESLRDSEDWKKTTDDLINLQKEWKTLGPVPKKYSDKVWKRFRAACDDFFTKKANYYSNIHVHEEANLNQKIELIQKIKNYSFGADKKQNLVVFKDFQREWMQIGHVPIKEKEKLQAEFRKAINAHLEHLKINQTEINTINYKSKIENLSDSPATRNMIYKERSFLSNKISKMKEDINLWENNVGFLANSKNANILKAEFEKKIECAKNDLALMESKLKVLNSTDIG from the coding sequence ATGAAAAATGAAAAGTCACTACCTGAAAAGGATGCAGTAGAAATCGAAATTACTGAAAATCAACCGGCAGAGTTGATCGACCAAGTAGAAAGAGAAATGGATGAAAATAAACTTTCTCTTCCTGATGAAAATCAAGTTGATACAGATGTTCCATCAGTAAATTCAACAGCTCATGACCTAGATAATGAGGTCATTCCTTCCCCGGAAATAGCATCAGTAGAAGAAACTTTAAATGATAAAAATATAGATGATCCTGCATCAGATTTGGATCAAATGGGTGTTGAAGGATCTGTTACTTCATTAAACTCCGGTGAGAGTCAAAAAAATAAAAAGAAATCGGTTGAGAAAATCAAAACAGAAAAATCTGTACCTGTCGAGGATGAAGATAATCATACAGAAATCAGTTATGATGATGTTGATATAGATTCATATTCACGTGAGCAGATAGTAGAGGCACTTGCAGAAATAGTGAATGAAACAAACATCTCTTTGATTAAAAAGAAAATCACTTCTCTTAAAGTTGCTTTTTTGCGTGAGAATAAAATTGAACGTGAGAAAAAACGTGAAGAATTTGTTGCGGCAGGGGGTAATATTGAAGAATACGTGACTGATCTGGATGTTGTTGAAGAAAAATTCAAAGCCCTATTTGATATTTACAAGCAAAATAAGGCCAAATTTAATAAATCACAGGAGGAACTAAAACTCCAAAATCTTGAATTGAAAAAGCAGATTCTTGAAGAACTTAAAGTTTTAAACAATTCAGAAGAAACACTGAAAAAGACTTACGATGAATTTAAGATTTTGCAGGAACGGTGGAAAGAAATTGGTATCGTACCGCAAGCTGAAATTAACAACTTATGGCAAAGTTATCATTTCTTGGTCGAAATGTTTTTTGATAAAGTTAAGATTAATAAAGAATTGCGAGATTTGGATTTACGAAAAAATCTGGAACTCAAAGTTGAGATTTGCGAGAAAACAGAAGAATTGTTAATTGATCCTTCCATCACTAAATCATTCAAAGAACTGCAGAATTTCCATGAACAATGGAAAAAAATTGGTCCGGTACCAATGGATGTTAAAGATGATATTTGGGAAAGATTTAAGCAAGCAAGTGATAAAATTAATGAGCGCCGCAGAGAGTTTTATGGTGATTTGCATGAAGAACAAACCAAAAATCTCGAAGCCAAGTTGGTCTTGTGCGAACAAGCAGAAGAATTACTGGAAACAGAATCGAATACTTTGAAAGAATGGCAGGACCAAACAGATAAAGTTAATAAACTTCTCGAAGAATGGAAATCGATAGGACCGGCTCCCAAAAAAGTTAATGATGAAGTTTGGAAGCGGTTTAAATCATTATTAAACGGTTTCTTTGAAATAAAAAAAGATTTTTACTCAAAGTTAAAAGAACAACAGTTAAACAACTATAATAAAAAACTCGATTTATGTTTGCAGGCTGAAAGCCTAAGAGATAGTGAAGATTGGAAAAAAACTACTGACGATCTGATTAATCTTCAAAAAGAATGGAAAACTTTAGGCCCCGTACCTAAAAAATATTCAGATAAAGTATGGAAAAGGTTTAGAGCAGCTTGCGATGATTTTTTCACTAAAAAAGCTAATTATTATTCAAATATTCATGTTCATGAAGAAGCAAATTTGAATCAAAAAATTGAATTGATTCAAAAAATCAAGAACTATAGTTTTGGTGCAGATAAAAAGCAAAATCTTGTTGTTTTTAAAGATTTCCAGAGAGAATGGATGCAAATAGGCCATGTTCCGATTAAAGAAAAAGAAAAACTTCAAGCAGAGTTCCGAAAAGCCATCAATGCACATCTTGAGCATTTGAAAATTAATCAGACTGAGATTAATACCATTAATTATAAATCAAAAATTGAAAATTTGAGCGATAGCCCTGCTACTCGAAATATGATTTATAAAGAACGTAGCTTTCTTTCAAATAAGATAAGTAAGATGAAGGAAGATATAAATTTATGGGAGAATAATGTTGGATTCCTGGCTAATTCGAAAAATGCAAATATACTAAAGGCTGAATTTGAGAAAAAAATTGAATGTGCAAAAAACGATTTAGCTTTGATGGAGTCAAAACTTAAGGTGCTTAATAGTACAGACATTGGTTAA
- a CDS encoding patatin-like phospholipase family protein: protein MPRLKFTYFLIVISIVLFGINPVFAQKVAIVLSGGGAKGLSHVGVLRALEENNIPIDYIAGTSMGAVVGGLYASGYSPAEIETLLTSREFIRWASGELDIKNQFFFKKKPDNPSWISLPIHYDKRFRSKIPLNLVPTDEMDITIMELFAGPSAASKYDFNNLFVPFRCVTTDIEASESVIMKDGQLGEAIRASMSVPFYFSPIRVNGKLLFDGGMYNNFPVDVAYNDFSPDIIIGSKASSNFAPPQEDDIISQLQNMLMSKTDYSNIPGKGIIIEPDLGSMNLTDFSRAKEYIDSGYIHTMNKIDTIKSLVSRKSDPKELFQKRLNFHNKIPPIAIESIQIEGCNIYQSTFVNRHIKRKQKYLNMNDLKWEYYKLLADNNITSIYPALLYDSVSSSYHLNFQVKKASDFMADFGGNISSKSVNEAYIGLQYNHFGITSSNYNMGLYFGRFYSGLRLNARIDYPSRLPYYLQASYVLHYRDYFKNTTYFVEDKTPSYLLKSEYYGEVEFGIPITNRSRLSSGLTTGKLADDYYQTNYFLRSDTTDRTSFLFTSPFMRFEYNTLNRKQYPTTGAKHYLSLQYVIGEEKHVPGSTSQARHLYSGLHQYWQFRAISESYFNALADIKTGIYAELYFSNKKFFNNYTATILMAQQFQPTLESSTMFLPGYRAHNYIALGVKEIFSITKSLDFRTELYFFQPFKQIFADPESLLAYYGDEFKNNSYIASASLVYQTRIGPMSLALNYYEKRKDSFSVMFNIGFILFNKFGLE from the coding sequence ATGCCAAGACTGAAATTCACATATTTTTTAATCGTAATATCCATTGTTTTATTTGGAATTAATCCTGTGTTCGCACAGAAGGTGGCAATTGTTTTGAGCGGGGGAGGAGCTAAAGGCTTATCACATGTAGGCGTATTAAGGGCACTTGAAGAAAACAATATCCCAATTGACTATATAGCCGGTACTTCAATGGGTGCCGTGGTTGGTGGCTTGTATGCCAGTGGTTATTCTCCTGCTGAAATCGAAACTTTGCTGACCTCAAGAGAATTTATTCGATGGGCTTCCGGTGAATTGGATATTAAAAATCAGTTCTTTTTCAAAAAGAAACCTGATAATCCATCCTGGATTAGTTTACCAATCCATTATGATAAACGATTTCGCTCAAAAATCCCATTAAATCTTGTACCTACCGATGAGATGGATATTACTATTATGGAATTATTTGCAGGCCCAAGTGCAGCTTCAAAGTATGACTTTAACAATTTGTTCGTCCCTTTCAGGTGTGTTACAACTGACATTGAAGCCAGTGAATCAGTAATCATGAAAGATGGGCAATTGGGAGAAGCCATTCGGGCGTCAATGTCGGTACCATTTTATTTTTCGCCCATCAGGGTAAATGGTAAATTGTTGTTTGATGGTGGAATGTACAATAATTTTCCGGTTGATGTTGCCTATAATGATTTTTCCCCTGATATTATTATTGGCAGTAAAGCTTCAAGTAATTTCGCACCTCCGCAAGAAGATGATATTATCTCTCAGTTGCAAAACATGTTAATGTCAAAGACCGATTATTCTAATATTCCCGGCAAAGGAATAATTATTGAACCAGATTTAGGGAGCATGAATTTAACCGATTTTAGCAGGGCAAAAGAATACATTGATAGTGGTTATATTCACACGATGAATAAAATTGATACTATCAAATCGTTAGTTAGTCGCAAATCAGATCCAAAAGAATTATTTCAAAAACGACTGAATTTCCATAATAAAATTCCTCCAATAGCTATAGAATCAATTCAAATTGAAGGCTGTAATATTTACCAGTCTACTTTTGTAAATAGGCACATCAAACGTAAGCAAAAGTATTTAAATATGAATGATTTGAAATGGGAGTATTATAAGCTTCTGGCCGACAATAATATAACCTCAATTTATCCGGCTTTGTTGTACGATTCAGTTTCCTCCTCTTATCATCTCAATTTTCAGGTAAAAAAGGCGAGTGATTTTATGGCCGATTTCGGTGGCAACATTTCATCTAAGTCGGTGAATGAAGCATACATCGGATTACAATACAATCATTTTGGCATTACATCGTCAAACTATAATATGGGTTTATATTTCGGGCGCTTTTATAGCGGGCTCAGGTTGAATGCACGAATTGATTATCCTTCCAGACTGCCTTATTATTTGCAGGCTTCATACGTATTACATTATCGCGATTATTTTAAAAATACAACCTATTTTGTGGAGGATAAAACGCCATCATACCTATTGAAAAGTGAGTATTATGGAGAGGTTGAGTTTGGTATTCCTATCACAAATCGTTCACGTTTAAGCTCAGGCCTGACAACTGGGAAACTTGCAGATGATTATTATCAGACCAATTATTTTTTGCGCAGTGATACAACAGATCGTACCAGTTTTCTTTTTACATCGCCATTCATGCGATTTGAATACAATACATTGAACAGAAAACAGTACCCAACAACTGGTGCAAAGCATTATTTGTCATTACAGTATGTCATAGGCGAAGAAAAACATGTTCCAGGTTCTACTTCACAAGCAAGGCATTTATATTCAGGCTTGCATCAGTATTGGCAATTCAGGGCAATTTCCGAAAGTTATTTTAATGCCCTTGCAGATATAAAAACCGGTATTTATGCAGAATTGTACTTTTCCAATAAAAAGTTTTTCAACAACTATACTGCAACTATTCTGATGGCACAGCAATTTCAACCTACACTCGAAAGTTCTACAATGTTTTTACCCGGATATAGGGCCCATAATTATATAGCACTTGGTGTTAAAGAAATTTTTTCAATAACCAAATCCTTAGATTTTAGAACCGAATTGTATTTTTTCCAACCCTTTAAACAAATATTTGCTGACCCGGAAAGCTTACTGGCTTATTACGGGGATGAGTTTAAAAACAATTCATATATTGCTTCTGCATCTTTAGTTTACCAAACCCGAATCGGGCCTATGAGTTTGGCTTTGAACTATTATGAGAAACGAAAGGATTCATTTTCCGTGATGTTTAATATTGGCTTTATTCTGTTTAATAAATTTGGATTAGAATAA